DNA from Paludisphaera mucosa:
TCTTCTTCGAGATGGCGACCCGCCGGCCGGCGTTCGCCGAGGGGAATGTGCTGCAGGTCATGGACCGGATCCGCAACGTCGACCCCGAGGCCATGGCCGCCGAGGCCGGCGAGCCGTTCACCCCCCTGCTCCGCTCCATGCTCCTCGCCGACCCCACCCGGCGCGACGTCGCGATGCGACGGATCGTCGCCGAGATCGACGCCGTCTGCGAGTCGGTCTGATGCGACGAGCCCGGCCCTCCCGCCCCATTCCTCCCCCGCCACCGATCGGAGCCCTCCGTGCCGCTTCCCGCCTCCGCGCCCCTCGCCATCTTCGACCATGACGGCGTGCTCGTGGACACCCTCAAGCTCCACCAGGACTCCTGGGTGGCCATGGGCCGCGAGACCGGCCTGGCCGTGACGCCCGAGCTGATCCTCGAGACGTTCGGGATGACCAACGCCACGATCCTCCGGAAGATCCTGGGCGAGTCGCTCTCCGACGCCGACGTCCTGGCGTACTCCGACCGCAAGGAACACATCTATCGCGAGCTGGCCCGGGGCCGGATCGTGCTGATGGACGGGGCTCGCGAGTTCCTCGACGCCATGACCGAGGCCGGGGCGCTCTTGGCGATCGGCTCCAGCGGCGTCCGCCTCAACCTAGAGCTGACCGTCGAGGAGTGCGGCCTGCACGGCCGGTTCGCGACGATCGTCGCGGGCGAGGACGTCACCCGGGGCAAGCCCGACCCCCAGGTCTTCCTGCTGGCGGCCTCGCGCTCGGGCGTCCCGGCCGCGCGGTCGATCGTCTTCGAGGACGCCCCGGTGGGCATCCGCGCCGCGAAGGCCGCGGGCATGCTCGCCGTGGGGGTCACGTCGAGCCACGACGCCGCGGCTCTGCATGCCGCCGGGGCCGACCTGATCGTCCCCGACCTGAGCCGCTGCGACGCCCGCGAGCTGCTCGCCCGGCTCGATCAATCCTGACGATAGGTCGGGAACTCGCCGCTGAAGCCGACGTTGCCGGGGGCGACGCCGGCCAGCCGCAGGACGACGCGGCGGATCAGCTTGCCGAGCATCGGCGTGGCCTTGCGGCCGGCTTCCAGGACGTCCTCGTGGCGGATCGGCGCGGGGAGCACGCCCGCCGCCGCGTTCGTGACGAGG
Protein-coding regions in this window:
- a CDS encoding HAD family hydrolase translates to MPLPASAPLAIFDHDGVLVDTLKLHQDSWVAMGRETGLAVTPELILETFGMTNATILRKILGESLSDADVLAYSDRKEHIYRELARGRIVLMDGAREFLDAMTEAGALLAIGSSGVRLNLELTVEECGLHGRFATIVAGEDVTRGKPDPQVFLLAASRSGVPAARSIVFEDAPVGIRAAKAAGMLAVGVTSSHDAAALHAAGADLIVPDLSRCDARELLARLDQS